A stretch of Triticum aestivum cultivar Chinese Spring chromosome 1D, IWGSC CS RefSeq v2.1, whole genome shotgun sequence DNA encodes these proteins:
- the LOC123171455 gene encoding uncharacterized protein, whose amino-acid sequence MEKTQCGSKGIAHRASAASGSGKHKRKGGGAGDKPIKVVYISNPVRVSTSAAGFRALVQELTGRNADPSKYTGSGAVDVGESSAGSPAGPQMGPAPSPGSTAESSEGAAACSHNVPATTAPAGYGYEEEEDSFPPQLIDNRYSVFSPPTFLYGSHNEW is encoded by the coding sequence ATGGAGAAGACGCAGTGCGGTTCCAAGGGCATTGCTCACCGGGCCTCGGCGGCCAGCGGCTCCGGCAAGCACAAGCGGAAGGGCGGCGGCGCCGGGGACAAGCCGATCAAGGTGGTGTACATCTCCAACCCGGTGCGGGTGTCGACCAGCGCGGCCGGCTTCCGCGCGCTCGTGCAGGAGCTCACCGGCCGCAACGCCGACCCGTCCAAGTACACCGGCAGCGGCGCCGTGGACGTCGGCGAGAGCAGCGCGGGGAGCCCGGCCGGCCCGCAgatgggccccgcgcccagccccGGCAGCACGGCGGAGTCATCGGAAGGCGCCGCCGCCTGCAGCCACAACGTCCCGGCCACAACAGCGCCGGCGGGCTACGggtacgaggaggaggaggacagctTCCCGCCGCAGCTGATCGACAACAGGTACTCCGTCTTCTCGCCGCCGACGTTCCTCTACGGCTCGCACAACGAGTGGTGA